A genomic segment from Aegilops tauschii subsp. strangulata cultivar AL8/78 chromosome 1, Aet v6.0, whole genome shotgun sequence encodes:
- the LOC109768910 gene encoding uncharacterized protein, with amino-acid sequence MRRFLFLSLLAASSLVVGGIGDAVTAHLASLGARIVVGYIGDSAPAEQLVASLNAAAGSSGPRAVAVCADVSDPVQVERLFDAAQAAFGRDLHIVVTAAGFQDAAYPAIRCSMVASSSSRHDLHQQQVAGSDSRMGPGGGQAARVVARKTALPVELTSSVMELGGVGGPFSNVGLLELLLVASTPEGAASTRRRGGSSSRRGRPLDPPRPPLTVQLGGGTALIFFLMHVGSVFIHVRQSAGEHICLAVPKRTIFCSFYRQLRPARSLRHRARAVVRHPCYLLCSRCPAGNLFSSVLRFYLLAAGGAEAVLDIIMLLKTDTT; translated from the exons ATGCGTCGCTTTCTGTTCCTGTCGCTGTTG GCTGCTTCTTCTCTTGTGGTAGGCGGCATTGGCGACGCTGTCACCGCGCACCTCGCATCCCTCGGCGCTCGCATCGTTGTCGGCTACATCGGCGACTCGGCACCCGCGGAGCAGCTGGTCGCATCCCTGAACGCGGCCGCGGGCAGCTCGGGGCCACGCGCGGTCGCCGTGTGCGCGGACGTGTCGGACCCCGTGCAGGTGGAGCGTCTGTTCGACGCGGCGCAGGCGGCGTTCGGGCGCGACCTCCACATCGTGGTGACGGCCGCCGGGTTCCAGGACGCAGCGTACCCGGCCATTCGATGCTcgatggttgcttcttcatccAGTC GCCACGACTTACACCAGCAGCAAGTCGCCGGGAGCGACAGCAGGATGGGCCCGGGTGGCGGCCAAGCAGCCAGAGTTGTTGCACGGAAGACCGCCTTGCCGGTGGAGCTCACCAGCTCCGTCATGGAGCTTGGCGGCGTCGGAGGCCCGTTCAGCAATGTCGGCCTTCTCGAGCTCCTGCtggtcgcctcgacgcccgaggGCGCTGCCTCCACCCGCCGGCGCGGTGGGTCGAGCTCCAGGAGAGGGCGTCCGCTGGATCCACCTCGACCTCCCCTCACCGTGCAGCTTGGCGGAGGAACTGCGCTAATCTTCTTCTTGATGCACGTGGGCAGCGTGTTCATACATGTCCGTCAGTCCGCCGGTGAGCATATTTGCCTTGCAGTTCCTAAACGCACTATTTTTTGTAGTTTCTATAGGCAATTACGGCCGGCTCGCTCGCTCCGCCATAGGGCGCGCGCCGTAGTTCGTCACCCATGCTATCTGCTCTGCAGCCGCTGCCCCGCTGGGAATCTCTTTTCTTCAGTTCTCCGTTTTTATCTGCTGGCAGCCGGTGGCGCCGAGGCTGTGCTCGACATAATAATGCTGCTGAAGACGGACACAACATGA